AAGGACCGCCCGGCGATCGCCAGGCGGTGCGCCAGGCACTCGGCATCGCGCCCGGCGAGTTCGCGCTGTTCAGCGCCGCCCGCTTCATCCACGACAAGGGACAGGACCTGATGGTGCGCGCCCTGCGTGGCTGCCGCCAGCCCGCCACGCTCTACCTGGCGGGCGACCCGGCCACGCCCTTCGGCGCCGAGGTGCAGGCGCTGGCAGGGGGCGATACCCGCGTCCGCTTCCTCGGCTACCGTGGCGACGTGCAGGCCTTGCTGGCGGGCTTCGACGCCTACCTGTCCGCCTCGCGCCGGGAAGCTTTCGGCTTGTCGATCGCCGAGGCTTGCGCGGCCGGCCTGCCGGTGGTGGCCACTGCCGTTGGCGGTGTGCCCGAAGTGGTGCAGGACCACGGCAACGGCCTGCTGGTGGCCAGCGAGGATGTGGCGGCCCTGAGCGCCGCCATCGACAGGCTGGCCAGCGAACCGGCGTTGGCAAGCCAGCTCGGCACGGCGGGGCGACAACGCTACCTCGACCGCTTCACCGTCGAACGCATGGTGCAGTCCACCGAGGCGCTCTACCGCCGCCTCCAGGAGCCGAGCCGATGAATCCCGCCCCGCGCATCCTCATCATCCGCCTGTCGGCCATTGGCGACGTGGTGATGGCCTCCGGCCTGCTGCCGGCGCTGCGACAGCTGCATCCGCAGGCCCACATCGCCTGGCTGGTGGAGCCGGCGGCCGCGCCGCTGCTGGCGCACAACCCGCGCCTCGACGAAGTGATCGTCTGGCAGCGTGGTGCATGGCAGGCGCTGTGGCGCGAGAAGCGCTACGCCGAACTGTGGCGGCGCCTGCGCGAGTTCCGGCGCGAGCTGCGCACACGGCGCTTCGACCTGGTGCTCGACACCCAGGGCCTGCTCAAGAGCGGCCTGTGGTCCTGGCTGAGCGGCGCGCCGCGCCGCATCACGCTGGAAGGCCGCGAGGGCAGCCACCGGCTGGCCACCGAGCGGCTGCGGCCCCCGCCCGGGCAGGACCTGCCGGGCAGCCGCCGCATCGGCTCCGAATACCGCTACCTGGCGCGCCACCTGGGCGCGCCCGACGAAGCCTTCCGCCTCGACCTGGCGGTGGGTGCTGCCCCGCGCGAGGCGGCGCAGGCGGCCCTGCGCGAGGCCGGCGTGCA
This genomic stretch from Eleftheria terrae harbors:
- a CDS encoding glycosyltransferase family 4 protein, which translates into the protein MQAASPTPGTDAAAARPLRIVHVLHSHGYGGAERHALTLMSGLRARGHELLYAGPQDAWLTRECRSAGIATEHLRMSGLFDLPSYLRLRGLLRSWGADVVHGHLVRASRYAATAARGLRGVVPVCTAHATTARKHMRGCRHVIAVSQAVKDRLLANGYRDDGVTVIHNGLPEGPPGDRQAVRQALGIAPGEFALFSAARFIHDKGQDLMVRALRGCRQPATLYLAGDPATPFGAEVQALAGGDTRVRFLGYRGDVQALLAGFDAYLSASRREAFGLSIAEACAAGLPVVATAVGGVPEVVQDHGNGLLVASEDVAALSAAIDRLASEPALASQLGTAGRQRYLDRFTVERMVQSTEALYRRLQEPSR
- a CDS encoding glycosyltransferase family 9 protein; translated protein: MNPAPRILIIRLSAIGDVVMASGLLPALRQLHPQAHIAWLVEPAAAPLLAHNPRLDEVIVWQRGAWQALWREKRYAELWRRLREFRRELRTRRFDLVLDTQGLLKSGLWSWLSGAPRRITLEGREGSHRLATERLRPPPGQDLPGSRRIGSEYRYLARHLGAPDEAFRLDLAVGAAPREAAQAALREAGVQGDYAVLCPFTTRPQKHWFEDRWAELAQRLAQRGLQPVLLGGPADQEAAQRIVAQAPGLASLVGRLKLDASVAAIESARLLVGVDTGLTHMGSALRIPTVALFGSTCPYDNGDSPRTAVMYEALPCSPCRRRPTCGGRFDCMRLHTVDRVLAQAQRQLEVTAA